The following DNA comes from Solanum stenotomum isolate F172 chromosome 11, ASM1918654v1, whole genome shotgun sequence.
TGGTTtagttttgaccaataaccgatccaaaccgacccGTGAACACCTCTAGTCATGTGGATAGTCATTTAAGATTATTTAATGTATTATGAATATAATTGGGCTCCAATACAGATATCGAAcacttataaaaaaatttatttttaagaaactagAGAGTTGATTCGCGCTCAACTTGGCTCAAACATGATTAATTAGCTTGAGTTCGGATCGACTTGACTCGACCTTATTCACTTATGCTAAAATATTCGGGATATCTCTAAATAAAGAGTTAATACAAGAcataacacataaataaacattttaacttGTTCTCAACTGAACAATTTAATTTTGTGGATACACATATAGATACCTCAACTCGTTTTAAATGTGTTGGTTGAACACTTTAActtacaaaataattatctatgTACCTCTAAAATTTATGTGTCGACGTCGGGTGTCAACGAGATACAGTAAAGACAAGTCAAAGTGTCTAGATGTGCATTCTCAAAGTTGAATTGTTTAGTTGTCAGTTGCGAGATCAAGTTAAAGTGTTTATCtatatattatatcaatatataaatattcaatCACTAACtgcttaaattaaaaatagataaatatgtataatcgtgtataatctatatataccaactagaaaaaaagtaaacaataaatTCGGCATTTGAACAATAATAATAGGCTCATAACAATTCTAATATactcataaatttatttaaaatacaaaaggtaTTAAAGCCTTAACATTTCTAGGAAAATCTTCAAATTTGGAAAGGTACCATTTCCTAGTAGCATAACTCCTCCccatcaaataaaataatgtcCCGATggtagaagaaaaagaaaacaaagtttGGCTAATAAGAGAAAAACCCAAAAATGTGACAATCTCAAAAAGGTAATGTGGACAAATAACTAAGTTAAAGAGGCCACCTTTGGGAATTTTATATCCACTTTCACCCTTTTTCCTCATCTTAGAAAGAATAAAATGGTGATAAAAATTGCCAATAATTCCCactaaaaatacaataaaaccAAAATACTTCAAGTCAATTATTGGCTCTGTTGATCCTTTTGTCAAGTGTTGAATATATATTAAGCTTGAAAAGGCTATAAAATAGCTTGAGGAAATAGTAATTGCAGAGTTCATAGCCATGGAACCACTATATTTGTGCACAAACAAAACCTGCAAAATATGTAAATTGTATGTTAATACTTAATTGCTAGTCTCATAAACAGTCATTTTTCTCTTTACCTATCTGGACTATCGCCTTTTCGCAAGTTTCATATCTCAACTATCactttttttgtattaaaacacaCCTCAATACTGATTTGGCCTATACGTGTCAGACTGTTAGTTATCGAATGGGAATAAATATTTGGCCAACTTAGCATCgaagaatattttaatataaagaaagtgatagtttagatatttatataaaacaacaaattgttaaaatatgaaactaacaagaaaaataacaatttaaatgTGTTTTCGATCATtaactcttaaataaataaaaaagtgtgTACATTTTGGCGCTGTATTTtagtctattttatttttagtccttGCACAGTCATATTTAACAAGTTTAATCACCATTAAAAAGTGtagtgaaatattattattgtaacAATTTCTACATTTTTAACTAAATGTATCGGATTTGAGCCCTAATAGTCCTAATATTGACACCCTCTTTAGTAAGGAGCAGAAAAAACTTCCACAGTAAACTTTTATCatgtaaatttgaattaatcaatCCAGTAATCCAAAACATTAGTTATTAACAGATAATCTaacttattttcaaaattaaaaatttcacttttttttttttatcgcATCTATGCATATAAGTTAAACTGCAAAAAAAGGGTAAGATGATTAATTACCTCAAGAagtcttttgaagaaatgaatgGTAATAGCAAAATTAAGCATGAAAAATCTGATTCCACCATTTGGGAATATCCAAAAGAAGCTTAAACATGTAATTAAAGTAGGAGTATAAGCAATAATCATCCCAATTTTGCTTGGGATTTTAGCTTTTTCTTGAGATTTCAAATTCCAAAACTTTGAATATTCAAGATTTTGTTTGCCTGAGCCTTCTGAATAACCCAATATTgctgaaaatattaaattcatcattatcataactttgataaatatagaatttggttcttgaaataatatttctctAAATATTTGTGCCATAATTGGTTTCTTTGTTATTGTTTAGGATGTGTGTGGATTGATTTTTATTGGATTAGGGGTAGAaaaggacaaaataaaaatatttgaggaCTGAAGTGTTTAGAAAATAGCATCTTACAACTGGTTggctataataataataagaaaatatgaaatactATACTAGATCTACaagccaaaaaataaaaatagaaatatttttttgaaaatacttttcaatttttcatgtatgattgattaatatatatattatttttaaaaaatatattgatgaGAAAAGGCCAAAACTAAAAATGAggatggaaaaaaaatcaagattgTAGTTATCTATTTGCCACGATTCATAACTatcaatcatttaaattaatataatactatCTATCAATAAAACATTTTGCATTTTGTATGGTGATTAGTGATAGTAATGGCTATAAGCAATCGTTATATTGTTAATTGGGGATGATGTTGCCTAATGGTTGGATGTTGGTAGTAGCTAGTGGTTTGTGGTTGACAGTATATGTTGATGGTGGTAGTAATCAGTGCTGATAATGACTAATAATTGTGGTGAATGATAGTGGTGAATAATGACAGTGATTAGCGATATATAACATGGtggttgatgatgatgattggTGGTGGTTGTGGTAATTGTAGTTAGTGATAATGATTGTAAGTGGTGGCTAGTGAATGTGACAAAAGATTAGAGTGATCGACAACAATGATGGTTGTGGTGGTGAGTGGTGACACACAATTGATAAAGGTGGGTGACAATGATAATAGTTGATAATGGTGGATGATGACAGTaacaatgaatgaatgaatgaatgaaattgATGAACAACAAATTTTGTAGAAATCTTTAAATAGACACCTTAatgatatgaaaattttattatgaattttaattattcagATCTATTCATACTCATTAAGTACGGGTTATCGGTTGAAACATAAAAACAATACttaatgattgaaattttatttattaagattCATACATTGAACTTgtaattcctttttatttcatttatcaCTTTGCCACACCTCTTTAGTCGAGTAGTTCCTTTTTATTATGATTCAGCATCTTAAGCTTAGAACAAGTATATATTGaagatgaatataatatataccCCTTGCGAAGTCAGTCAATTTTATTATGACTCAGCATCTTaaactcaaaaaatatatatattaaagacGAGTATAAGTATATACCCCTTAcaaaatcatttaattatttttattaagattaaACATATTTTAAAGGATCTACATAAATAACTCATAACTTATAATACTTGTTCAACATAGCCACATAAACAAAAATTGAAGGTCCTATTGCAAGTTATAACCTAAAATATGTAAGGAATAAGTGCCTTAATATCCTTTGGAAAATCATCAAACTTTGACTTGTACCATCTTCTTGTAGCAATGCTCCTTCCCATCAAGTAAAAGATAGTTCCCAAAGTGAATGAAATTGCATATAATGTTTGACAAGTGCATGAAACTCCTACAAATATAAGAATCTCAAAGAGATAATGTGGGCATATTGCAAAATCAAATAGGCCACCTTGAGGAATTTTGTACTCTTTCTCACCTTTTGTTCTCAATTTAGAGAGCAAAATATGATGGTAAAAGTTGCCAATTATACCAaccaaaaatattatgtatccaCCATACTTGAGATCAATGGATGGCTCTGGCAAATCTTGAGAAAGGTGTTGACAATAAATCATGGTAATTGTGGAGAGGAAATAACTTAATGATATTACAATTGCATCTTCAACATCCATTGAACCACTGTATTTGTGAACAAATAGGACCTAGTATAAACAAAGCAAAGGAATTAGGATTTGTTCAAGATAAGTTTGTAGCTAACTTCACTAAAAGAGACTAGTTTAAATGACCCTTTTTTTAATGCTTCCCATCCGGTATATATATCTAGTATCCACTTTGGGACCAAACTAATCAGGGTTAATTCACACCTAGAAGCCCCACTTTTGAGCTATCAAAGGCGACTTCATTCTCAAGACTTGAGCGAATTATCTAAAATTATGTTACACTTATGTGTCAGATCCTCTAAAAATGGATTAATTTTGGAAGATCCAATTAGCATACACCCGACAATGACATTTCTAAAGAGTTCAAGCGACATAACCCAAAATTTCTTATTAAAGAAAGAAGGATACTTACCACTCCATCGCAATTTTTCGTGCTATTAAAAGAACATACCAGTCACAAGTACCAANTGGATGGCTCTGGCAAATCTTGAGAAAGGTGTTGACAATAAATCATGGTAATTGTGGAGAGGAAATAACTTAATGATATTACAATTGCATCTTCAACATCCATTGAACCACTGTATTTGTGAACAAATAGGACCTAGTATAAACAAAGCAAAGGAATTAGGATTTGTTCAAGATAAGTTTGTAGCTAACTTCACTAAAAGAGACTAGTTTAAATGACACTTTTTTTAATGTTTCCCATCCGGTATATATATCTAGTATCTGCTTTGGGACCAGACTAATCATGGTTAATTCGCACCTAGAGGTCCCACTTTTGAGCTATCAAAGCGACTTCATTCTCAAGGCTTGAGCGGATTatctaaaattatgttttaCTTATGTGTCAGATCCTCCAACAATGGATTAGTTTTGGAAGATCCAATCAGCATACACCCAACAATGACATCTCTAAAGAGTTCAAGGGACATAGACCgaaatttctaataaaaaaaagaaaaatacttacCATTTCATCGCAATTTTTCATGCTATTAAAAGAACACACCATTCACAAGTACCAAAACTACATAGTGGTGGGCCTTGTTGTTCTCATGTTCTAAGGGGCATAAGGCTATAATACACTACAATTGGGACCACATTGGTCTAAGTTTGAATTGTGTCAACTAGAGGATAGGGTTGTTACTTAGGACCATTGAAATGCAAACACCTTAATTGAATTAAAAGAGcaaattaaattttcataaGCATAAAAGATATATTAGTTGAAGAGTAAGTAATACCTCCAACACTCTTTAAGAGGAATCATACATCATATTCAGTATTATAAGGCGTATAACTAATATACAAGTATACAACAACTCATGATATTAGTAATACTGGAATTATTAACGCATGGCCAAACATATTTAAAGACATAACTATCCCTTGAATAAACCAATCcaaacaataaattaataataaaaaaatattattattatttttatacactatACCAAACGACTTCTtatactattaaaaaaaaaaatcatgaaagagAGACTAGTTGAAGAGTTAAGTATTAGTACCTCTAACACTCTCTTGAAGAAATGTATGGATAAAGCAGAACACACCAAAACAAACCTTAAATCTCCATTTGGAAAAATTGCAAATGAAGAAATACCACCAAGAAATGAAGGACCATATAATAAAAGCATCCCTAATTTACTCTcaatttttgccttttttttcttcttcttcttcttctcatcattttcattttttattgttcCAAAGAATTTGGAATATTGCATATGCTTTCCTTTAATTTCTGAAAATCCAGCATTTGCTAATGAAACAACACTTATAATAGACATTGTAGTAATAAACAAAGATGGTGGTGGAGGATATAGAAATTTCAACAATGTAGACATCACCATTTTTCCagttcttgaaaaatgtaaaaaaaaacaaattgtgtgtgtatatgtctatagaaaaataaaaaaatgaaaaaaaaagttaactaATTTTGTGCTACTTGTACTCTTGTTGGATTTTGGTGTATTTGACTAGTTGAAAAAGTAGAATTTTAAGAACCACACAATTAAGTGGGAGTAACAAATTTGGAGAAATAGAAGGAAaggggatatatatatatatattatatatctaaataaaaaGTTGTGAGTGGTATTTGGAGTGTCTTATTAAAGACCTACGTGGTCACAAATTTGCCAGTCAAATTTGTACGTTGATCTAAGTGACAAGGGTCCAAAGTAGGTAACGATTATTCGGGTGCATTAGGCTTCTGCTATATATGTAAGGATCGAAAAAGTGTTGAATTACAAGAATTCATTGTATACATCCTTTCATTGTATTCTACGACTCAAACTCTTGATCTTTTGATCACATAATAGGAACTTTACCAATTACATCAAGGCTTCTCTTCACcgcaaagagaaaaaaaaggaatataaATAAAAGGTCTAGAATATGGCACAACATATATCATAAGGTGATTCCATGGGCATGAAAACAAAGTCTTGCTTTAATACTACAATGGATATGAATCGGGGTGGATTGAGAAAAAATTGATGGGTTAAAGATTTAGTTTTATCCAATAGAAAATCGTCacgtaataaataataataatttttaaaaaagttgttAGTTATAAGGGTAAAAGTAGGTCAAAAAGGTGGattgaagggtatttttaaatatgatctACCTAAATATCATAGTGTTAAGAGTTGATTACATTATTTACCTACGTTTTTCCAAATTACAAAATTCccttaaaatttatggatttcAGATACATCAGTGGACTTCTGGATACATTAGCAGACATCCAGATATATAGgtgagggatgtatccgagGGGGGAGGGATGTATCAGAGAGGGGATAGGACATCGGGATACATCACTAAACTTCCGGATACATCAGCAGACATTCGGATACATAGGTGAGGGATGTATTCAGGAGCAGACATTCAGATACATAGGTGAGGGATGTATCTAAGAAGGAAGGGATGTATTCAGGAGGGGGATAGAGATGTATCCGCAaggagatttttgaatttttttaaaaatagtaaaaaattttagagattatgataaaaataagatgtgtatttaagacatttttcctattttaaacCAAATAGGTGAATGAGGAGTATATTtaaaccttttcgaatagtcTAGGGGTACTTTCAGCCCTTTTCAGAATAAATAATCAAGTCCCAAAAATTACCAACGCATATATGAAGTCAAGTCCCAAAGTTTTTACACATAACTAGTACTATTTATACATTAGTATAAGAGAACACTAAATCTAGAACATGACCCTAGTTCAATCGATAGATAGATCGAAAACATATTTCTAGACAACAAACCGGTCAAACCAGTAACCAAGTTCATTATCATGTTAACAACTTCAATATGTCAAAAGGTGATTTCTTAAGTTGTATCTCCTTGTAATTGACTTGCTTCCTACTAAATTCTCAGCAATTTCTACAGGATATACAAAATCAGGATCCTTCAATTTATCAACATCTTCTGGTAATTCTTCTTCAATCCATGAAGACCAATCTACCGAATCGTCCGAATCGTCGTTCTCCATTTCCCATAACAAGTACTCCTTATGTTTTTGAATTCCATTAACTTTTTCCATTAGTGTTTGTAACATCTTATGATTCAACACTTCATAATCTctgcaaaaaaaattatgaaaatttgttATGATGGTAAAACTAAGTTTTTGAGCTTATGTTCTGTTTGTTCTGTTTGTTACCTGTATGTCCATATGGAATATAGAAGTTGGCATGAGGCTAATAGCACAAATAGTGACCTAACTATGCTTACAAACCATGCTTGATTCTCCATTTCGTATGATCTGTATCGAAGTATGGCTAGTTCAATCAAGAATGTGAATACTAATCCTACaacaaaaagagaaatgatGCAACAATGATGAGAATCAAAATAGTCAAATAACAAAGTTGGTTTCGCGTTGGAAGAAAC
Coding sequences within:
- the LOC125845493 gene encoding uncharacterized protein LOC125845493, whose translation is MVMSTLLKFLYPPPPSLFITTMSIISVVSLANAGFSEIKGKHMQYSKFFGTIKNENDEKKKKKKKKAKIESKLGMLLLYGPSFLGGISSFAIFPNGDLRFVLVCSALSIHFFKRVLEVLFVHKYSGSMDVEDAIVISLSYFLSTITMIYCQHLSQDLPEPSIDLKYGGYIIFLVGIIGNFYHHILLSKLRTKGEKEYKIPQGGLFDFAICPHYLFEILIFVGVSCTCQTLYAISFTLGTIFYLMGRSIATRRWYKSKFDDFPKDIKALIPYIF
- the LOC125844562 gene encoding steroid 5-alpha-reductase DET2-like: MAQIFREILFQEPNSIFIKVMIMMNLIFSAILGYSEGSGKQNLEYSKFWNLKSQEKAKIPSKIGMIIAYTPTLITCLSFFWIFPNGGIRFFMLNFAITIHFFKRLLEVLFVHKYSGSMAMNSAITISSSYFIAFSSLIYIQHLTKGSTEPIIDLKYFGFIVFLVGIIGNFYHHFILSKMRKKGESGYKIPKGGLFNLVICPHYLFEIVTFLGFSLISQTLFSFSSTIGTLFYLMGRSYATRKWYLSKFEDFPRNVKALIPFVF